The nucleotide window CAGGTACAGCCCGCGCTAGACCTGGGTTTTGCCAGCGCCGTGCGGGCCATGCTGCGCCAGGACCCTGACATCATCATGATCGGCGAGATCCGCGACCGCGAAACGGCGCTGGTGGCGGTGCAGGCGGCCCTGACCGGGCACCTGGTACTGTCGACCCTGCATACCAACGACGCCTGCGCTGCAATCACCCGCCTGCAAGAGCTGGGTGTGGCCGACTACCTGATCAAGGCCACGCTGGTCGGGGTCATGGCCCAGCGACTGGTGCGTACTGTGTGCCCAGACTGTGTGGCGAATCCATCAGCCAGTTGCCTGACCTGCCGTGGCACCGGTTTTCATGGGCGTACGGGCCTGTTCGAGCTGCTGCAGCCCAGCGAAAGCCTGCGTGCATTGATTGGCCCGAACGCCGACCTTACCCGTTTGCGGCAACAGGCACTGGACGATGGCCTGGTTGACCTGCGCCGTTGCGGCGAGGCCAAAGTGGCTTGCGGGCAGACCCGTGCCGAGGAAGTGCTGCGCGTCTGCAGCTGACGAAAAGTCCTTTGTATTCAAGGAACTTGCCTTGCCCGGAAAGATCCAACCGCGCATCTTCAACCCTCACCCTTCGAGGTGTTTCAACATGCGTCTCAAAACCGCCATCGCTGCCGCTGCCTTGCTTTCGCTGCCCATTGGCTCGGCCATGGCCGATACCTTCTGGCGTAACGTGATGACTTCCGGTGCAACCACGGCATCGAGCTACCTGACCTCGCGAGATCACAAACTGGTTGTGGCCGCACAGGATGACGCTAGCAGCTTCGTCGCCAGCGAAGGCGCGATCCGCGGGCCGTTCCTGGAAGCGGCCATGCGCCAGGCGCGGGCAGAGCACCCAGGGATGCAGGCTTCCGACATGGAGCTGGCCAATGCCATCCTGGCCAAG belongs to Pseudomonas putida NBRC 14164 and includes:
- a CDS encoding DUF2388 domain-containing protein; protein product: MRLKTAIAAAALLSLPIGSAMADTFWRNVMTSGATTASSYLTSRDHKLVVAAQDDASSFVASEGAIRGPFLEAAMRQARAEHPGMQASDMELANAILAKNAVAE